The following nucleotide sequence is from Penicillium digitatum chromosome 5, complete sequence.
GGTATTTACTCTATTTAGGCCACTCTACATCCCGGCCAAGCTACGACTATCCTGAGCGATCGCATTCGAGTCATTCACAAGATCAATGCGGATATCGCGGATTACCTACAGGTATGACAATTTTTGACCAGATCCGATGAGATTGGTGGAATGAAATCTGCCACGGGGAGCTACATCGATGTTGACAAATTGGCGATAGGAACGACGTCGCGTTGAAGAAGCATACGCTCAAGGGTTACGGAAGCTGGCGCATCGGCCGCAGTTAGACAATGGAGCTGCTCTTGGGTAAATTTGCCTTTCCCTGGAAGATCGAAGCTCTTCTGCGCCCGAAGATGATTCTGACCTGTGAAACTAGCATTTTCCAAATCCCCTGGCAACGCATCATCAGTGCCACCGAAACGCTCGCCGTGTCGCACGAGACCCTTGCAAACAAGATTGAGGAGGATGTGGAACGACCTTTAAGGGAATTCGGCAGCAAAAATCCAGAGATGAACTCGATGCCCGGTATCCAGAGCAATCTGGCGGGGTTGGCGAAGAATGTGGAGACTGCGCAGAAGAAGGTGGATAAGGCCCGGGCGAAGGGTGCCAAAGGTGCAGACAAACTTTCTAACGAGATCGCCAATGCCGAGGAAGTTCACCGGCAATGGGAATCACGAGCTCCCTTTGTTTACGAGCAACTCCAGGCCGCCGATGAGACCCGGCTCAACCACCTTCGGGATGTGCTAACACAATTGGAGACCCACGAGCTGGACCAAGTCGAGCGTGGTCGCCAGGCTGCTGAAAGCTGCTTGAACATTCTTCTCAATGTGGAAACTGCAGATGAGATCAAGACCTTTGCTGCTAAAATGGCGGGTCCACGGGTCCCTGTGACGCAGGTCATCGCCAGAAGTCAGACTGACCGGGCAGAGACACCTTCCACAATTGAGCCATCATCCGAGCGGACACAGTCTGCGCCAGTCGAGCGTCATTACTCCACACCACCAACAGAGGCACCACTTCCGCCCCCTCCACGCATCCAGGATGATGCGGCAAGCCAACTGTCAGAGACATCTGAGAGACCCACCGTCGCTCAGACATCACAAGGTGAGTTTTTCAATCAGGCTACGATTCCACATTATATGCAACGACTACGTTCTGACGCTTTGTCTTGTACCAGAAGCACAGCCATGGCATACTCCCTTGGGGGGATTGAGACGTCTTGGCACTGTCATGAATAGGAGAAAGAGCATTGTTGGACCCTTGACTGGAACTTTTGACCGAAAGGCAGAGAAGAAACGTAGTCCCTTTGCTGCATTTAAGCGAGCCGACACCTCTCGCGATATGCAAATACCAGAATCTCCCCCCCTGACCGCCACCGGCCGTCCGGGGACATCCTATACCGATCGATCATCCTTACGGGATTCTAGTGTGTCGCAAGATCACGCCGGATTAGATATTGCTGCAACTGTCTCTGAAGCGCACCCAGAGAGACCCAGAAATGGAGCTGCCTCAGCGTCTCTTGAGTCGGCCAATAACCGTGTCGATCAGGTAAACTACCAACCAGCGATTCAAAATTTACAAATGCAACAACCACTGACTGTTCTCTCTCACCTTCAGCCACACGTTGATTCAGAAGGTTTCACCCAGCGCCCGGCAACAATTGACGAGATCACGCGTGCCCAGAATGAGGCAGCAGGGTAGGCAACCTTTGAGTTAATTATGATGCATGAACGCTGACCAGTACTATTACTAAAGCCTAGATGAGTCTGGTCTGAATTTGACAATTCGAGATCAGCCCATTTTCGAGGATGAGAGCCAAGCGAAGCAGGCCATGGATGATATGGCAAATACCCTCCGAATGGTTAGTGACAGGTCTCACCACCACTCAAGCAATGTGCACAATACTTACCTTATTATCCAGCGGGCTCCGCAGACAGGAACGAGACGCAATGCAGGTACCATTCGCGGACGCCGTGATGTTCGCAATACCATGTTCATTGTTTCGCCTGGCAATGAGCTTCCACCATCTTCGGCAGGATCGGGGTCCCAGCCACCAAATTCTCCACTCCGGAATATGACCTCCCCCAGCATTGCTCCCAGCACCGCTACGGATGATCACACTATGTCGGATACAACATCTGTTCGCTCCGGACACACTATGCATGGTCCGGGAGCTTCAATACATCCTGATCTATACGAATCGGGCCTCAATGCTTCAGTAATTGAGACCATCAATGCATGGTTCTCAGAGGGTAATGTTACCAAATCTTCTGTCGTTGGTGAGCTTGCTCTAGTAAACAATGCAACACCGGGTCATGCGATAGAGCGTACTCGCATCCGACTCAATAACTTCCAAATGCTGGAAAAGGTAGCGGCCAATCCTCATTTTGTGCAGGAAGTCTCCAAAGACGCTGGCGATGACAAAAGAGGCGAATACGATATCCAGCTGGGCAGCATATCCCGCCCCATGCCGACTGTTGCATTCAAGTATCAACTTCATGTCGACCCAACCAACCCCTCTGCCTACTGCCCCGTGATCTTCAGGCCAGTCTGGAACCTAGAAGAATTACAAGCCAGCGCCATCATCTACTATACGCTCAACCCATCTTTCATGTCCCACAAATCGAAGTCGATTACCCTCAAGAATCTGGTCTTGACCATCAATCTGGACACCGCCACTGAGGACAAAACAACCAAGCAGCCACGCGAGTCAGTCGCCCACGCCATCACCGCCGCCATGTACCCTAATATTGGCGCCACCTTCCGTCGCAAAACCTCCACCGTCACGTGGAGAATTCCCGAGCTGGAAGTCAAGGCTGCCACCACTCCAGACGTGGACAGCAAGTTCCTCGTCCGCTTCGTGACATCCACCCCTGGACCTCGCAAGGGTACAGTTGAAGCGAAGTTCGAGCTCCGCGGCGCTGAATCCGCTTCTCAGTTGGGTATCAGCCGTGCTGCCTCAGACGAAGAGCAGAAGGAAGCCGACCCCTTTGCCGATGGGGATCGTGAGCTCCCGCTGTTCGCGACTTCGTGGCTGGGCGTCCCGACTACACGCAAGCTAATCAGCGGAAAGTATGTGTCTTCCTAGATATGTCTTGAGCAAGGCGGGATGGAGCTACCCGCGCCTAGTCGTATATATTCCCCTCTTTTATgcacttcttcttcttcttcttcttcttctttaatCTGTCCACTGTTTGGATTACGTGTCAGGATAGGCATCCTTACAGATCgggccccaaactggagCATCACAATCTCACCATGATGCCATTACCTCATTTTCCcctttgttttctttctGCCTTCCCCTTCCTTGTCTCTTATGTTCCGAGCATTCCTTTTTGCAAACATCGACTTTGTTGCTTACGAATTTTGTTTGTTGTCTTTTTGTTTGGATGTTGTTCTTTGTAGTTGGGCTTCGCGCACATAAGTATGTAGCTCTGTGTACTATTTCAAAGGGCGATTACCGGGCAGTGACTGGGCGCTCTGTTGTGTTTTATAGGCATTCACATGGTCCATCCATATCTACTCAGTGCAACATGCAACCCATGTCCTTTCGTCCCATTTCCTCTTTATTAACCAGTCTAGAACGAGATTGTAAGGGGAAACGCCCACAATCCACATCAAAGCTATGAATTACGTGGTTATATCACGCTGGTATCATCAATTCTATAGACTTAATGCCTGTCTCAGTCTGATTTCTTGGGGGGTTCAAATCAAATATCGCCCACAGTGCCCTTCAATAGGAAATTAGTTGTAAAAGCTAGGGGCAAGGAGCCGTCTGTATAGAAAATTCCGTAATGTCTTTGGCTATAGCCCCAGCCTTCGTTTGACTTCTTAAATTTGAAATTGTAGACTAGCGAGAGTGTTGCATGCTATGAATGTTGAGGCTAGAGCCTTCACCGCACTCAAACGCTTCTTGACTAGGGTTGGGGGATGTAACTACGCTAGGCCAATAATGGAGCTAGTATGGGTAGGTataactatgttgtacatctaAAATTTATCACCGAAAGAATCCGAGGTGGTGCACTGCTGGAGACTCCCAGGACCCCCACTGGTACCCAGTCTATTGTTCATGGCCATTTTTGAAGATTGAAAGCCTCATTGTCAAGTAATAAAAAAATTGACATTTTTGAGAGCAGAGGTGGCTATCTATAAACATTCAACGCATCTCACATTCACCATGCGCTTGGACGTAGTCCTTTCTTAACGATTGTCATAGGATGCTTTTCTAGAGAGGTAGCTGTTAGTTCGCTACCGCAGTAGATACTGTCCACGATTTCCCGGTTTTACGTGTACGAGATGAGATGGTGATGAATCTCTTCGGGGCTGACAAAATAATGGTTGGTACTACTACTCTTTTAGGTACATGGAACGTTGTTTACTTGTATTCTATGCTCGGCTACAATCCTTACAAGTCCCTTGTGACTATACCAATAACGAATTCTCTCTATGAGATCTTTTATGCCACAGCAGTGTCTGAAATTTCAGCTCGATTGGGGAAGTTTGAACATTACTCGCCGATTGTGTGAGGAAGGTCGATCATAAATCCACTACCCCCAATTTGGCTACTAAAAGATATGAAAAATACAGAGAGCAGACTAGTTTTAAACGGAGCCCAGATACATAATTTAAGCACGAGTGGGCAAACTACCCTGGCATTCTTATGGAAGTATACTAGACGCAAAGAATTCGAGCTGCTGCGGACTTGGCAGATGAGTATACTCTAGACACTAGTGGGAACGTGAAAGCGATGCTTGCCCTCAACATAGAGTG
It contains:
- a CDS encoding Fps/Fes/Fer/CIP4 homology; amino-acid sequence: MDLSRQEYPTLVATLHPGQATTILSDRIRVIHKINADIADYLQERRRVEEAYAQGLRKLAHRPQLDNGAALGIFQIPWQRIISATETLAVSHETLANKIEEDVERPLREFGSKNPEMNSMPGIQSNLAGLAKNVETAQKKVDKARAKGAKGADKLSNEIANAEEVHRQWESRAPFVYEQLQAADETRLNHLRDVLTQLETHELDQVERGRQAAESCLNILLNVETADEIKTFAAKMAGPRVPVTQVIARSQTDRAETPSTIEPSSERTQSAPVERHYSTPPTEAPLPPPPRIQDDAASQLSETSERPTVAQTSQEAQPWHTPLGGLRRLGTVMNRRKSIVGPLTGTFDRKAEKKRSPFAAFKRADTSRDMQIPESPPLTATGRPGTSYTDRSSLRDSSVSQDHAGLDIAATVSEAHPERPRNGAASASLESANNRVDQPHVDSEGFTQRPATIDEITRAQNEAAGLDESGLNLTIRDQPIFEDESQAKQAMDDMANTLRMRAPQTGTRRNAGTIRGRRDVRNTMFIVSPGNELPPSSAGSGSQPPNSPLRNMTSPSIAPSTATDDHTMSDTTSVRSGHTMHGPGASIHPDLYESGLNASVIETINAWFSEGNVTKSSVVGELALVNNATPGHAIERTRIRLNNFQMLEKVAANPHFVQEVSKDAGDDKRGEYDIQLGSISRPMPTVAFKYQLHVDPTNPSAYCPVIFRPVWNLEELQASAIIYYTLNPSFMSHKSKSITLKNLVLTINLDTATEDKTTKQPRESVAHAITAAMYPNIGATFRRKTSTVTWRIPELEVKAATTPDVDSKFLVRFVTSTPGPRKGTVEAKFELRGAESASQLGISRAASDEEQKEADPFADGDRELPLFATSWLGVPTTRKLISGKYVSS